One Bacteroidota bacterium DNA window includes the following coding sequences:
- a CDS encoding PorP/SprF family type IX secretion system membrane protein, giving the protein MKNVIKILYIIFFVHGAQLMAQQLPLTSQYLTNPYLLSPAFAGYNEDSKVFLTYRKEWGDIQGGPKTATINTYFPVSERVWLGGEVISDQTDISKVFKAEFSYTYHLPIGPTQQLYFSLWGGLFQNSINLNGAIVSDPNDPILIGNSQLTGTSLNAGSSLIFRWRDGNFGFTAPYLFVSEDAYAVGSGNNLLVIKPQLIAHITYDFRLNYNWNLQPFFVYRSIKDSPYQYDVSLLTIYKDNFWAGFMYRNSGKLGINLGGNLTKQLSLNYTYEFASQGVLANPSAVHEFMIGFNIGSGEKYKSNRWRDLLNSRGYNFN; this is encoded by the coding sequence ATGAAGAATGTGATTAAAATATTATACATTATATTTTTTGTTCATGGGGCTCAACTCATGGCACAGCAATTACCATTAACAAGCCAATACCTTACCAATCCTTATTTGTTATCTCCAGCCTTTGCAGGTTATAATGAAGATTCTAAAGTATTTTTAACTTACCGTAAAGAATGGGGTGATATTCAGGGAGGTCCCAAAACTGCCACCATTAACACCTATTTCCCTGTCTCTGAAAGAGTTTGGTTAGGAGGAGAAGTAATTAGTGATCAAACTGATATTTCTAAGGTCTTTAAAGCAGAATTTAGTTATACTTATCACCTTCCCATCGGCCCAACTCAACAATTATATTTTAGCCTCTGGGGTGGTTTGTTTCAAAATTCTATTAATTTAAATGGAGCAATTGTATCTGACCCTAACGACCCGATTTTGATTGGAAACAGTCAACTAACAGGAACCTCACTTAATGCCGGAAGCAGTTTAATTTTCCGTTGGCGGGATGGTAATTTCGGCTTTACAGCTCCTTACTTGTTTGTAAGTGAAGATGCATATGCTGTCGGAAGCGGGAATAATTTACTTGTTATTAAGCCTCAACTCATTGCACACATCACATATGATTTTAGGCTGAACTATAATTGGAATTTACAACCCTTCTTTGTTTATCGTTCAATAAAAGATTCACCGTATCAATATGACGTATCTTTACTTACAATTTACAAAGATAACTTTTGGGCAGGATTTATGTATCGTAATTCAGGTAAATTAGGTATTAACTTAGGGGGCAACTTAACAAAGCAGTTAAGTTTAAATTATACTTATGAATTTGCCAGCCAAGGAGTGCTTGCCAATCCTTCTGCGGTGCATGAGTTTATGATTGGATTCAATATAGGTTCGGGTGAAAAATATAAATCAAATCGATGGCGGGATTTATTAAATTCACGAGGGTATAACTTTAATTAA
- a CDS encoding T9SS type A sorting domain-containing protein: MKNLLALIKLILFTLTFLSLNQNLFAQNVGISSIVITFDSIPNATITKAGLKYNKHFALSYHLEGANKDVYSHAFKYLNGGTINNVTYPGKFYTNGCNSIPIPFKMSTSIFSMNDAKDTDLHNPSGAYAATYLTWPEIIELYQAGWGIYNQGLTSADTGNIDYLIGRNHSYLKLKTQAATNNGIESKILVNPQGNIAFSSPAFNLGYDAAYRPYVYGVPYLDVTNPSTITDIDSLKMGRTNLIGTESLGKLADSLNAHSSYSLNNWVSVYNKSVTGGSTGYSFDVFKFYIDYIATKYGKDSTDNIWMTSEEEVLDYLTVSKNVTINTEVLGNQLLITFNGTLPTDLRYYALSLLINANVKITGISVNGGVNNSYKGIGYTSGMINLNWDGKVVVSKTVNAETYVSKAESSQSNYDVLIAMDYLNMLDPGQTMQNFRNRLCAIPGAVLPDGWCNCSFSLGNDTVICLGDTITITAPLGVSYEWSTGEITQSIQVSPTQHTQYSVTVYNNQGCYSSDSKMVLVVSNEFATLVASKDTVCVNSCVNIVASGGRNYLWNTGETTPLKIACPDSTKTYSVKVTNAFGCIDNDTITIHTYPKPIIQLSNDTAICQTKCVTLTASGGYQYAWSSGQTTNSIQVCPNVTTTYYVTVTNDKNCSAIDSVTVTVLGVPTISLKSDTSICINDCISLTASGGSSYLWSTGATTASIQVCPTITTKYIVNVLNTAGCSGKDSVTVNVLPLPTLVVSNDTSICINSCVTLYASGGNTYRWTKSGDTTLIGTADSIVVCPSEQTTYLVKTFNLNGCSVTDSVKVSHKYATNAKAGLDTTICIGGTATLIASGGFTYLWTSDDTATIAGYNTRQINVSPLDTTNYYVLVGGNSNGCYASDTVRVNVRPKPIANAGMDTTICSGDCIILTASGGVDYTWNNGTQGASNYVCATANTNYSVTVYDDYGCSNTDTVKIFIAETAPISFSGLSNVYCSTNPASLLEGTPGGGVFEGPGISNNIFYPSIAGVGTHNISYSLVNDNGCLSNTVRTTNVYASPNIFLGNDTTICKDASLTLTVPQGFDNYLWSNGSTSYTTVISGAIAGVGTDTIRLIATQNGCAAFDEIIVTVISCNVGIEDLNKIGIYMYPNPTKGQFNIKFNTQEKNMQLDIINLQGQIIFSEELEDCNQFDCTKSINLSGYNKGLYIVRFSNKNFIQTAKLLIN; this comes from the coding sequence ATGAAAAATTTGCTTGCATTGATAAAATTAATTCTTTTCACTCTCACATTTTTGAGTTTGAACCAAAATTTGTTTGCTCAAAATGTTGGGATAAGCAGTATTGTCATAACTTTTGACAGCATTCCAAATGCCACTATTACTAAAGCCGGTTTAAAATACAATAAACATTTTGCACTAAGTTATCATCTCGAAGGTGCAAATAAAGATGTTTATTCCCATGCGTTTAAATATTTGAATGGAGGAACTATTAATAATGTTACCTATCCCGGGAAATTTTACACGAATGGTTGCAATAGCATACCTATTCCCTTTAAAATGAGCACATCAATATTTTCAATGAATGATGCTAAGGATACAGATTTACACAACCCTAGTGGGGCTTATGCAGCAACGTATCTGACCTGGCCCGAAATCATTGAACTATATCAAGCGGGTTGGGGAATTTATAATCAGGGGCTGACCTCTGCTGATACCGGTAATATAGATTATCTGATTGGGCGTAATCACAGTTATTTAAAACTTAAAACACAAGCAGCTACCAATAATGGTATCGAATCGAAAATATTAGTTAACCCACAAGGAAATATTGCTTTTTCCAGCCCTGCTTTTAACCTTGGATACGATGCAGCATACCGTCCATATGTTTATGGAGTTCCCTATCTTGATGTCACAAATCCTTCAACAATTACTGATATTGATAGTTTAAAAATGGGAAGGACTAATTTAATTGGGACCGAAAGCTTAGGTAAGCTAGCCGATTCTTTAAATGCCCACAGTAGTTACTCGTTAAACAACTGGGTCTCTGTTTATAATAAATCCGTTACAGGCGGAAGCACTGGATATTCTTTTGATGTTTTTAAATTTTATATCGATTATATTGCAACTAAATACGGCAAAGATAGTACCGATAATATTTGGATGACCTCTGAAGAAGAAGTATTAGATTATCTGACCGTAAGTAAGAATGTAACAATTAACACAGAAGTTTTAGGAAATCAGCTATTGATTACTTTCAATGGTACACTGCCTACCGATCTTCGTTATTACGCACTAAGCTTGCTGATTAATGCTAATGTTAAAATTACCGGAATTAGTGTTAACGGTGGTGTAAATAATTCTTATAAAGGAATTGGATATACAAGTGGGATGATCAATTTAAACTGGGATGGAAAAGTCGTAGTTTCAAAAACAGTTAATGCAGAAACTTATGTAAGCAAAGCTGAATCATCTCAATCAAATTATGATGTTTTAATCGCTATGGATTATTTAAACATGCTTGACCCGGGACAAACAATGCAAAATTTTCGAAATCGTTTATGTGCCATTCCCGGTGCTGTTCTACCCGATGGATGGTGCAATTGCAGTTTCTCTCTGGGCAATGATACAGTTATTTGTTTAGGTGATACCATAACTATTACTGCACCATTAGGCGTTTCTTATGAATGGAGCACCGGGGAAATAACACAAAGCATTCAAGTCAGTCCAACACAACACACACAATATTCTGTTACGGTTTATAACAATCAAGGCTGCTATTCCAGTGATTCCAAAATGGTCCTTGTGGTTAGTAATGAATTTGCCACATTAGTAGCCTCAAAGGACACCGTTTGTGTTAATTCTTGTGTAAATATTGTTGCATCGGGTGGGAGAAATTATTTGTGGAATACAGGTGAAACCACACCATTAAAAATTGCCTGCCCTGATTCAACTAAGACATATTCCGTTAAGGTGACAAATGCTTTTGGGTGTATTGATAATGACACCATTACTATTCACACTTATCCCAAACCTATTATTCAATTATCAAACGACACCGCAATTTGTCAAACAAAATGCGTCACACTTACAGCTAGTGGTGGCTATCAATATGCATGGAGTTCAGGACAAACAACGAACTCAATTCAGGTCTGCCCGAATGTAACCACAACCTATTATGTTACTGTTACAAATGACAAAAACTGCAGTGCCATCGATAGTGTTACTGTTACTGTTTTAGGAGTACCAACTATCTCTTTAAAATCCGATACAAGTATTTGTATCAATGATTGTATAAGTTTGACTGCATCAGGAGGCTCTTCATATTTATGGAGCACGGGAGCAACCACTGCTAGCATTCAAGTCTGTCCAACAATTACAACAAAATATATTGTTAATGTATTAAATACAGCAGGTTGTTCAGGGAAAGATAGTGTTACGGTAAATGTTTTGCCACTTCCTACCCTTGTAGTTTCAAATGATACCAGTATCTGCATAAATAGTTGTGTTACCTTATACGCTTCAGGAGGAAATACATACCGATGGACCAAATCAGGAGATACCACTCTTATTGGAACAGCAGATTCAATCGTTGTTTGCCCTAGCGAGCAAACAACATATCTTGTAAAAACATTTAATTTGAATGGATGCAGTGTTACCGATAGTGTTAAGGTAAGCCACAAGTATGCTACCAATGCAAAAGCTGGTCTTGATACAACAATTTGTATAGGTGGCACGGCAACTTTAATCGCAAGTGGTGGCTTTACTTATTTATGGACCTCAGACGATACTGCTACAATAGCAGGTTATAATACACGCCAAATAAATGTCAGCCCTTTAGATACAACTAACTACTATGTTTTGGTTGGAGGAAATTCAAATGGTTGTTACGCGAGCGATACCGTTAGGGTAAATGTTCGTCCTAAACCAATTGCAAATGCAGGAATGGATACGACGATTTGTTCAGGAGACTGCATCATTCTTACGGCAAGTGGGGGAGTTGACTACACTTGGAACAATGGAACCCAGGGTGCATCAAATTATGTCTGTGCAACTGCGAATACCAACTATTCTGTTACTGTTTACGATGATTATGGCTGTTCCAACACAGATACCGTAAAAATATTTATTGCCGAAACTGCCCCAATTAGTTTTTCGGGATTATCAAATGTATACTGTAGTACAAATCCTGCAAGTTTACTTGAAGGCACTCCTGGCGGTGGAGTATTTGAAGGACCCGGTATCAGCAACAATATTTTTTATCCTTCAATAGCTGGGGTTGGAACCCACAACATAAGTTATAGTTTAGTAAATGATAATGGATGCTTGAGCAACACTGTTCGAACGACCAATGTTTATGCTTCTCCAAATATCTTTTTAGGAAATGATACCACGATATGTAAAGATGCATCATTAACACTCACTGTACCACAAGGTTTTGATAATTATCTCTGGTCGAACGGAAGTACCAGTTATACAACTGTTATATCCGGAGCAATAGCTGGAGTTGGCACAGATACTATACGTTTGATTGCTACCCAGAACGGATGTGCAGCTTTTGATGAAATTATCGTAACGGTTATATCCTGTAATGTGGGCATTGAAGATTTAAATAAAATTGGAATTTATATGTATCCCAACCCTACCAAAGGGCAATTCAATATTAAATTTAATACACAGGAAAAAAACATGCAGCTTGATATTATCAACCTCCAAGGACAGATTATTTTTAGCGAAGAACTTGAAGATTGTAATCAGTTTGATTGTACTAAATCTATTAACTTATCAGGATACAATAAAGGACTTTATATTGTAAGATTCTCAAATAAAAATTTTATACAGACAGCTAAATTGCTGATTAACTAA
- a CDS encoding adenosine kinase, whose translation MKKILGIGNALVDIMIRIDDDRILTDLELPKGSMQLVDKERSAKVLSATNHLTREIKSGGSAANTITGLAELGLSTSFIAKITEDQMGEVFKNDLIRSNIEPKLQYSKTGTGTAVTLISIDSERTFATHLGASIELSENDLTDDLFVGSELFYIEGYLVQNHELLEKAVSLAKKNNHKIFLDLASYNVVEENIDFLKYILVNYVDVVFANEEEAKVITGKEPRAAIVDLANYCEIAIVKIGSKGSLILTNNQLTEVGIITANSIDTTGAGDLYAAGFIYGFAHQASMETCGKLGSLLSGKVIENVGAKINSAHWPELVKTANSYLI comes from the coding sequence ATGAAAAAAATTCTAGGTATAGGTAATGCATTGGTGGATATTATGATCAGAATTGATGATGATCGGATACTAACAGATCTTGAACTTCCTAAAGGGAGTATGCAATTAGTAGATAAGGAAAGATCTGCCAAAGTATTGTCTGCAACAAATCATTTAACTCGAGAAATTAAATCGGGAGGAAGTGCTGCAAACACTATTACCGGATTAGCCGAGCTTGGCTTAAGCACTTCTTTCATCGCAAAGATTACCGAGGATCAAATGGGTGAAGTATTTAAAAACGATCTGATTCGCTCAAACATTGAACCTAAATTACAATATTCAAAAACCGGAACCGGTACTGCTGTCACATTGATAAGCATAGATTCAGAAAGGACTTTTGCAACTCATTTGGGAGCTTCTATTGAATTATCTGAAAATGATCTTACAGATGACTTATTTGTAGGTTCTGAACTATTTTATATTGAAGGTTATTTGGTTCAAAATCATGAATTGCTTGAAAAAGCAGTTAGTCTTGCCAAGAAAAACAATCATAAAATATTTTTGGATTTAGCAAGCTATAATGTGGTTGAAGAGAATATTGATTTCTTAAAATATATTTTAGTGAATTACGTGGATGTTGTTTTTGCCAATGAAGAAGAAGCGAAAGTAATTACCGGAAAAGAACCACGGGCAGCAATCGTTGATTTGGCTAATTATTGCGAAATAGCAATCGTTAAAATTGGCAGTAAAGGATCGCTTATTTTAACTAACAATCAATTGACCGAAGTTGGGATCATAACGGCCAACAGTATTGATACTACAGGTGCAGGTGATCTTTATGCTGCAGGTTTTATTTATGGTTTCGCACATCAGGCAAGTATGGAAACATGCGGAAAACTAGGTTCCTTACTCTCGGGTAAAGTTATTGAAAATGTAGGTGCTAAAATTAATTCGGCACATTGGCCCGAATTAGTAAAAACAGCAAATAGTTATCTTATCTAG
- a CDS encoding elongation factor G: protein MKVYQTNEIKNLALLGGAKTGKTTLAEAMLFEGGVINRRGSIDDKNTVSDYRDIELERQNSISSTVLYAEFADKKINFIDAPGFDDFTGEVIAALKVVETAVLVINAQNGVEVGTEISWRYTSKNNKPVIFALNHLEHENSNFEETVRQLKVQFGKSCTICQYPVNQGLGFNAIVDLIQMKMYKFKDDAKAEIVEIPDSEIEKAKELQSILIEDLAAVDEALMEKFFEAGTLQEKEMQQGLKLGITSRSLFPILCVNAKKNMGVARLMQFITNNAPSPNEVAAPKTIEGKEIPCNPANPPSVFIFKTGIEPHLGEVSYFKVISGQISEGFDMVNTKNGSKERISQIMITAGKNREKVEKIVAGDIGATIKLKNSHTNTSLTTAKNTNDFVAPIVFPEPKYRVAVKAVSSTDDEKLGAALNEMHRVDQTLLVNYSKELRQMILQGQGELHLNIVKWKLETIEKIPVEYLTPKIPYRETITKSAKSMFRHKKQSGGAGQFGEVHMMIQPYTEGMADQTEFPIRGRDEVKLDWGGKLIMNNCIVGGAIDARFLPAIMKGLMERIENGPLTGSYARDIVVNIYDGKMHPVDSNEISFKLAARHAFRDAFKNAGPKILEPIYDVEVLVPEDRMGDVMTDLQGRRAIIMGMDAEGNYQKIKARVPLAEMNRYSTALSSITSGRAMYGMKYADYTQVPSDIQDKLLKEYEESLEEE, encoded by the coding sequence ATGAAGGTATATCAAACTAACGAAATTAAAAACCTAGCGCTTCTTGGAGGTGCAAAAACGGGGAAAACAACACTGGCAGAAGCAATGCTTTTTGAAGGTGGAGTGATAAATAGAAGAGGAAGCATAGACGATAAAAATACCGTTTCGGATTATCGTGACATAGAATTAGAACGACAAAATTCTATTTCTTCAACGGTACTATATGCAGAATTCGCTGACAAGAAAATTAATTTCATCGATGCTCCGGGTTTTGATGATTTTACAGGTGAAGTTATTGCAGCCTTAAAAGTAGTTGAAACAGCAGTTCTGGTTATTAATGCCCAAAACGGTGTTGAAGTAGGTACAGAAATTTCTTGGAGATATACCAGTAAAAATAACAAGCCTGTTATTTTTGCATTAAATCATCTCGAACATGAAAACTCAAATTTTGAAGAAACAGTTCGTCAATTAAAAGTTCAATTTGGAAAAAGTTGTACGATTTGTCAATATCCGGTTAATCAAGGATTAGGATTTAATGCTATCGTGGATTTAATTCAGATGAAAATGTACAAATTCAAAGATGATGCTAAAGCCGAAATTGTCGAAATTCCAGATTCTGAAATAGAAAAAGCAAAAGAACTCCAGTCCATATTAATTGAAGATTTAGCCGCAGTAGATGAAGCTTTGATGGAAAAATTCTTTGAAGCTGGAACCTTACAAGAAAAGGAAATGCAGCAAGGATTGAAACTTGGGATTACCTCAAGAAGTTTGTTCCCGATTTTATGTGTAAATGCTAAAAAAAATATGGGGGTTGCACGATTAATGCAATTTATAACCAATAACGCACCTAGCCCTAACGAAGTAGCTGCACCTAAAACAATAGAGGGAAAAGAAATTCCATGCAATCCTGCAAACCCACCTTCAGTCTTTATTTTTAAAACCGGTATTGAACCTCACTTAGGTGAAGTTTCTTATTTCAAAGTAATTTCAGGTCAAATTTCTGAAGGCTTTGATATGGTAAACACTAAGAACGGATCAAAAGAGCGGATTTCACAAATCATGATTACTGCCGGTAAAAACAGAGAAAAAGTTGAAAAAATAGTTGCCGGAGATATTGGGGCTACCATAAAACTTAAAAACTCTCATACCAATACATCCTTAACAACTGCAAAAAATACGAATGATTTTGTTGCCCCAATTGTATTCCCTGAACCCAAATATCGGGTTGCTGTAAAAGCAGTTAGTTCAACCGATGATGAAAAACTTGGAGCTGCATTGAATGAAATGCACCGTGTTGACCAAACTTTGTTGGTAAATTATTCAAAAGAATTAAGACAAATGATTTTACAGGGGCAAGGTGAGCTTCACCTTAATATTGTAAAATGGAAATTGGAAACCATTGAAAAAATTCCCGTTGAATATTTAACTCCAAAAATTCCCTATCGCGAAACGATTACAAAATCAGCTAAATCAATGTTCCGTCATAAAAAGCAATCGGGTGGTGCAGGGCAATTTGGTGAGGTTCATATGATGATTCAGCCTTATACCGAAGGAATGGCCGATCAAACTGAATTCCCAATTAGAGGCAGGGATGAGGTAAAATTAGACTGGGGTGGAAAACTAATAATGAATAATTGTATTGTTGGTGGAGCCATTGATGCCCGCTTCCTGCCTGCAATTATGAAAGGTTTAATGGAACGAATTGAAAATGGGCCATTAACCGGTTCGTATGCCAGAGATATTGTAGTTAATATTTATGATGGTAAAATGCACCCTGTCGATTCAAATGAGATTTCATTCAAATTGGCTGCCCGACATGCATTTAGAGATGCTTTCAAAAATGCGGGCCCAAAAATTCTTGAACCTATTTATGATGTTGAAGTTTTAGTTCCGGAAGACAGAATGGGTGATGTAATGACAGACCTTCAAGGTCGTCGTGCCATTATCATGGGAATGGATGCTGAAGGCAATTACCAGAAAATTAAAGCCAGAGTTCCGTTAGCAGAAATGAACCGTTACTCAACCGCTTTAAGTTCGATTACTTCAGGCCGTGCAATGTATGGAATGAAATACGCTGATTATACACAAGTACCAAGTGATATTCAGGATAAATTATTGAAAGAATATGAAGAAAGCCTGGAAGAAGAATAG
- a CDS encoding iron-containing alcohol dehydrogenase, which yields MENFIMYNPTKLHFGKGVMNGLGNAVAEYGKRVLLVYGSGSIKKNGIYDKAIQQLKSINAEIFEYRGIRPNPIIEDVDAAAELGRKNKVDVILAVGGGSVIDSAKIISITIPVNHSGWDFYSGKAKPKSSIPLVSVLTLAATGTEMNPFAVVQNKATQQKLGYGSDHTYNRHSFLDPENTFSVSRDYTAFGIADLIAHSLEAYFGAGDATLSDKLVFAIINEARENGELLLNDLESYDLRAKIMYAATMALNQTTMYGRVSGDWGVHSIGHILSLLYDVAHGASLSIVIPAWMKFHKEKVSDRIAFLGQNVFGVKTADETIDAFEAYFKSIECPIRLSDIATGKESKAEILEVMNLNKVGGANHKLTNDDHAKILDLFW from the coding sequence ATGGAAAACTTTATAATGTATAATCCTACCAAACTACACTTTGGAAAAGGAGTAATGAATGGCTTAGGAAATGCCGTTGCAGAATATGGTAAACGTGTTTTACTCGTATATGGCAGTGGATCAATTAAAAAAAATGGCATTTATGATAAGGCTATTCAACAGTTAAAAAGCATCAATGCGGAGATTTTTGAATATCGGGGAATCAGGCCAAATCCCATCATTGAGGATGTGGATGCCGCGGCTGAATTGGGCAGGAAAAATAAGGTTGATGTAATTCTGGCTGTAGGTGGGGGAAGTGTTATTGATTCGGCAAAAATTATTTCAATAACAATCCCTGTAAATCATTCAGGCTGGGATTTTTATTCAGGAAAAGCAAAACCTAAATCATCAATTCCATTGGTTTCCGTGCTTACTTTGGCCGCTACCGGAACTGAAATGAATCCATTTGCTGTGGTGCAAAATAAAGCTACCCAACAAAAGCTGGGATACGGAAGCGATCATACCTATAATCGCCATTCTTTTCTTGACCCGGAAAACACTTTTTCAGTATCAAGGGATTATACGGCATTTGGAATTGCAGATCTGATCGCACATAGCCTTGAAGCTTATTTTGGAGCCGGTGATGCTACTTTGTCTGATAAACTGGTATTCGCCATCATTAATGAAGCAAGGGAGAATGGAGAACTGCTGTTAAATGATTTAGAAAGTTATGATTTGCGGGCAAAAATAATGTATGCTGCAACCATGGCTTTAAATCAGACTACCATGTACGGAAGGGTATCAGGTGATTGGGGTGTGCATAGTATTGGTCATATTTTATCATTACTTTACGACGTTGCTCATGGAGCAAGCCTCTCAATAGTAATTCCTGCCTGGATGAAATTCCATAAAGAAAAAGTTTCGGATCGGATTGCATTTTTGGGGCAAAATGTTTTTGGTGTAAAAACTGCAGATGAAACCATTGATGCTTTCGAGGCTTATTTTAAATCAATCGAGTGTCCGATCAGACTAAGTGATATTGCAACAGGTAAGGAAAGTAAAGCAGAAATTTTAGAGGTAATGAATCTGAATAAAGTTGGTGGTGCAAATCATAAACTTACCAATGATGATCATGCAAAGATTTTAGATCTTTTCTGGTAA
- the mnmA gene encoding tRNA 2-thiouridine(34) synthase MnmA: MKIAALVSGGVDSSVTIPKLIELGYKPTIFYIKIGMEDEPGYTDCPSEEDIEITTYIANKHKLEMEIVDLQKLYWERVIRYTLDEVKKGLTPNPDVMCNKMIKFGAFEELYGKDFDLITTGHYASTREINGEKYLATAADKRKDQTYFLAQITKAQVQKLMFPIGNLQKSEVRRLAEEMKLPSAHRPDSQGICFLGKINYNDFIRRYVGEKEGNVIEFETGKKLGKHKGFWFHTIGQRKGLGLSQGPWFVVKKDIENNIIYISNGYDPISQYGNVVELKYFHWINERPDQDYSTPKRVKFKIRHTPEFTGGSMIKNEDVYILTSDEPIAGIAAGQFGVIYDETEQICFGSGTIA, translated from the coding sequence ATGAAAATTGCAGCCTTGGTTTCCGGTGGAGTTGATAGTTCGGTAACCATCCCAAAATTGATTGAGCTGGGTTATAAACCTACGATTTTTTATATAAAAATTGGGATGGAAGATGAACCGGGTTATACCGATTGCCCATCAGAAGAGGATATAGAAATTACCACATACATAGCCAACAAGCATAAACTGGAGATGGAAATTGTTGATCTGCAGAAATTATATTGGGAACGTGTAATCAGATATACTTTGGATGAGGTTAAAAAAGGGCTTACTCCCAATCCTGATGTGATGTGCAATAAAATGATCAAGTTCGGGGCTTTCGAAGAATTGTACGGCAAGGATTTTGATTTAATTACAACCGGGCACTATGCGAGTACAAGAGAAATTAATGGTGAAAAATATCTGGCAACAGCAGCTGATAAACGAAAGGATCAAACGTACTTTTTGGCTCAAATTACCAAAGCCCAGGTTCAAAAATTAATGTTTCCGATCGGCAATTTGCAGAAAAGTGAAGTTCGACGCCTGGCGGAGGAAATGAAACTGCCGAGCGCCCATCGCCCCGATAGTCAGGGAATTTGTTTTTTGGGAAAAATTAATTACAATGATTTTATCCGTCGTTATGTTGGGGAAAAGGAAGGCAATGTGATTGAGTTTGAAACAGGCAAAAAACTTGGCAAACACAAAGGTTTTTGGTTTCATACAATTGGTCAAAGAAAAGGATTGGGTTTAAGTCAGGGACCATGGTTTGTGGTAAAGAAGGATATTGAAAATAATATAATTTATATTTCAAATGGTTACGATCCCATTTCTCAATATGGAAATGTGGTCGAGTTAAAATATTTTCACTGGATCAACGAAAGACCCGATCAGGATTATTCTACACCAAAACGAGTTAAATTTAAAATCCGTCATACGCCTGAATTTACAGGAGGATCAATGATCAAAAATGAGGATGTGTATATTTTAACTTCCGACGAACCAATTGCAGGAATTGCTGCAGGGCAGTTTGGGGTGATTTATGATGAGACTGAGCAAATTTGCTTTGGAAGCGGAACGATTGCTTAA